From Brevibacillus marinus, a single genomic window includes:
- a CDS encoding alpha/beta fold hydrolase — translation MPMEVKQLTLENGEILAYRERTGEEPCMLLIHGNLASSELWEPFMEQFASASRLIAIDLRGYGYCLFFFPLS, via the coding sequence ATGCCGATGGAGGTAAAACAACTCACTCTAGAGAATGGTGAAATCCTTGCTTATAGGGAAAGAACGGGAGAAGAACCGTGTATGTTGTTAATACACGGAAATCTGGCTTCCTCCGAGCTGTGGGAACCTTTTATGGAGCAATTTGCTTCAGCTTCTCGCCTGATTGCCATCGATTTACGTGGTTACGGCTATTGTTTGTTTTTCTTCCCTTTGTCATAG
- a CDS encoding YeiH family protein, which produces MPQDIQATDSPLSKGGLGYVKGILFTLVLAVIAGSIAKLPIFSIMGIMSISILLGMGWRGVVGVPLDAMKGIAFSNKVLLRVGIILMGLRLNLEQIISAGFSILLIDVIVIVFTLTLMMSLGKWLSVDRHLAALIAVGTAVCGAAAIAAVAPLIHARKEFTAVSVACIAILGTIGTIIYTLLYHFFGLEPYQYGVFVGSTLHELAHVIAAAAPGGSESGDIAILVKLGRVALLIPVAFILGWVFPPQIHEEAKRRRVRDLPIPWFIFGFLACSGINTLGLIPPSVTSLLIALSVFFLSMAMAGLGLSIRFGDFKKVGVRAVFVGVAGSIALAVLGRFLLNIL; this is translated from the coding sequence ATGCCTCAAGATATCCAGGCTACAGACTCGCCTTTATCGAAGGGCGGGCTTGGGTATGTGAAGGGGATATTGTTTACCTTGGTTCTGGCTGTCATTGCAGGATCTATTGCCAAGCTCCCCATTTTTTCAATAATGGGAATTATGAGTATATCCATCTTACTTGGCATGGGGTGGAGAGGGGTGGTCGGCGTTCCCTTGGATGCCATGAAGGGAATCGCTTTTAGCAACAAGGTTTTGCTGCGTGTCGGCATCATTCTCATGGGGCTTCGTTTAAATCTGGAGCAGATTATCTCGGCCGGCTTCTCGATCCTTCTCATCGACGTGATCGTGATCGTATTTACCCTCACGCTTATGATGTCCTTGGGGAAATGGTTATCTGTGGATCGGCATTTGGCCGCTTTAATTGCGGTTGGCACAGCGGTTTGCGGAGCAGCGGCTATCGCGGCAGTGGCCCCGCTGATCCATGCGCGAAAAGAGTTTACAGCCGTTTCCGTTGCCTGTATTGCTATCTTGGGAACGATTGGCACGATCATTTACACGCTGCTCTATCACTTTTTCGGCTTGGAACCTTACCAGTATGGAGTTTTCGTTGGCTCTACGCTTCACGAATTAGCGCATGTGATTGCGGCGGCGGCTCCAGGTGGAAGCGAGAGCGGCGATATCGCCATTCTTGTCAAGCTTGGCCGGGTAGCATTGCTGATTCCAGTGGCGTTCATTCTCGGATGGGTGTTTCCTCCACAGATTCACGAGGAAGCAAAGCGAAGGCGGGTAAGGGATTTGCCGATCCCTTGGTTTATTTTCGGTTTCCTGGCCTGCAGCGGCATCAATACTCTTGGGTTGATTCCTCCCTCGGTTACCTCGTTGCTGATCGCGCTCAGTGTATTCTTCTTGTCCATGGCGATGGCAGGGCTTGGTCTTAGCATTCGCTTCGGTGACTTCAAAAAAGTTGGAGTGAGAGCTGTTTTTGTGGGTGTTGCCGGTTCGATCGCTTTAGCTGTGCTTGGACGTTTCTTGCTGAATATCCTTTAG
- a CDS encoding LysR family transcriptional regulator yields MDHQLLTFVTVAEKKNFTRAAQELHVTQSAVTLAIKTLEKNYKTKLLDRTNKYVRLTKAGEILYHHAKEILSHYEKVQRLIDDLIHSASGPLSIGSSYTFGEYLLPGIIAKFKQLYPLIIPSVSIRNSKRIISQLLRHELDLGIIEGDLQHPELLIQPFAQDEMVVIVSASHRLAGVMEVEVEELLDETWIFREEGSGTRQATDRFFEKIGTFPASTMSFGSSQIIKGSVEAGLGISILSEYAVRRELDLGTIHTVRIKNQPITRNYSYAIHKSDFRAKAIDLFLDFLRTYSALDFFSQPTETWNNR; encoded by the coding sequence GTGGATCACCAACTGCTCACATTTGTCACCGTTGCAGAGAAAAAAAACTTTACCAGAGCGGCTCAAGAGCTGCATGTTACGCAATCTGCCGTGACTCTCGCTATTAAAACCTTGGAAAAGAACTACAAGACGAAGCTGCTTGATCGAACGAACAAGTATGTCCGACTAACAAAAGCGGGCGAAATTTTATATCATCACGCAAAAGAGATTCTTTCCCACTACGAGAAGGTCCAACGCTTAATCGATGATTTGATCCACTCTGCGAGCGGACCGCTATCCATCGGGTCCAGCTATACTTTTGGCGAATATCTGCTGCCCGGGATTATTGCTAAGTTTAAACAACTCTATCCCTTGATCATACCGAGTGTTTCCATTCGAAACTCTAAACGGATTATCTCCCAACTTCTCCGGCACGAATTGGATTTGGGGATCATCGAAGGAGATTTACAGCACCCCGAATTGCTTATCCAACCCTTTGCTCAGGATGAAATGGTCGTGATCGTGTCAGCTTCTCATCGCTTGGCGGGCGTGATGGAAGTGGAAGTGGAGGAGCTGCTTGATGAGACATGGATTTTTCGTGAAGAGGGGTCAGGAACGCGGCAAGCGACAGATCGCTTTTTCGAAAAAATCGGAACCTTCCCTGCCTCCACGATGTCGTTTGGAAGCTCGCAAATTATCAAAGGTTCCGTGGAAGCTGGTTTAGGTATATCGATTCTATCGGAATACGCAGTTCGCAGGGAACTCGATTTGGGCACCATCCACACGGTAAGAATTAAAAATCAGCCGATTACAAGAAACTACTCCTATGCGATCCATAAATCGGATTTTCGCGCTAAGGCCATCGATCTGTTCCTAGACTTCCTGCGTACATATTCCGCATTGGATTTCTTTTCTCAGCCGACAGAAACCTGGAACAATCGCTGA
- a CDS encoding cation:dicarboxylate symporter family transporter: protein MKKMSLAMQIMIGLLLGIAVGAIFYGNPGVETYLKPIGDIFIRLIKMIVAPILIATLVLGVAGVGETKKLGKLGGKSIIYFEVVTTLALVIGLLVANIFRPGAGIQMSQLSKSNIENHVATAEQVASHGYMDTIVNIVPSNFFQSLANGETLAIIFFSVMFGLGVAAVGERGKVVLQFFQGVSDTMFWVTNQIMKVAPLGVFALIGVTVSKFGIASLIPLGKLILAVYGAMLFFILFVLSPIAKACGTSILGILKYLKDELTLAFSTASAETVLPRLMEKMEKFGCPKSVTSFVIPTGYSFNADGACIYQALAAIFIAQLYGLDLSIGNQIMVILVLMVASKGITGVPGASFVVLLATLGSVGIPVEGLAFIAGIDRILDMGRTAVNVLGNALASVVISKWEGQFDPNKAQQYTQMIGAAESVKS, encoded by the coding sequence ATGAAAAAAATGAGTTTAGCCATGCAAATTATGATCGGCCTTCTTTTGGGGATTGCCGTTGGTGCTATTTTCTATGGAAATCCTGGTGTTGAAACGTATTTAAAGCCAATCGGCGACATTTTTATTCGTCTCATTAAAATGATTGTCGCCCCGATCCTCATTGCTACGCTCGTTCTCGGTGTTGCCGGGGTGGGGGAAACGAAAAAACTGGGGAAACTTGGCGGAAAATCGATCATCTATTTTGAGGTTGTCACTACATTAGCCCTCGTTATTGGCCTGTTGGTTGCGAATATCTTCCGGCCGGGTGCCGGTATCCAGATGTCCCAGCTGTCGAAAAGCAATATTGAAAACCATGTGGCAACGGCGGAGCAAGTAGCGAGCCACGGTTATATGGATACGATTGTAAATATTGTTCCAAGCAACTTCTTTCAATCTTTGGCGAATGGCGAAACACTTGCAATTATTTTCTTTTCCGTGATGTTTGGTTTAGGAGTCGCAGCCGTCGGCGAAAGAGGAAAAGTGGTACTGCAGTTTTTCCAAGGTGTGTCGGATACGATGTTTTGGGTAACAAACCAAATTATGAAGGTGGCTCCTCTGGGGGTATTTGCTCTGATTGGAGTGACGGTTTCAAAATTTGGGATTGCCTCATTAATCCCCCTTGGAAAATTGATTCTTGCGGTCTATGGCGCTATGCTCTTCTTCATTCTTTTTGTCCTCTCCCCGATCGCCAAAGCGTGCGGCACGAGCATTCTCGGTATTCTCAAATATTTGAAGGATGAGCTGACTTTAGCTTTCTCCACCGCAAGTGCTGAGACCGTATTGCCTCGACTCATGGAGAAGATGGAAAAGTTTGGATGCCCCAAGTCGGTAACGTCCTTTGTCATTCCAACAGGTTACTCTTTTAATGCAGATGGAGCCTGCATCTATCAAGCGCTTGCCGCGATCTTTATCGCCCAATTATACGGGCTGGATTTATCCATTGGCAATCAAATCATGGTAATTCTGGTGCTTATGGTTGCGTCCAAAGGGATAACCGGAGTACCAGGGGCGTCCTTTGTGGTCCTCTTGGCAACCTTGGGGTCTGTTGGAATTCCGGTGGAAGGGTTGGCTTTTATCGCAGGAATTGACCGTATCCTGGATATGGGAAGAACAGCCGTAAATGTATTGGGGAACGCATTAGCATCTGTCGTTATTTCCAAGTGGGAAGGTCAGTTCGACCCAAATAAAGCGCAACAATACACCCAGATGATCGGTGCAGCAGAATCCGTGAAAAGTTAA
- a CDS encoding D-cysteine desulfhydrase, protein MNLARFPRRRYTEYKTPIEHLPHLSQLLGGPDIYIKRDDLLGLTAGGNKTRKLEFLMADALASGADTVITCGAVQSNHCRLTLSAALKEGLKCRLVLEERVPGSYDPKANGNNFLFRLLGVEAVKVVPGGSDMMGEMQKVADELAAEGRKAYIIPGGGSNEIGALGYVACAQEILEQSFDKGLVFDAIVTASGSGGTHAGLVAGFYGSHCHIQIVGINVSRKKDQQEELIYQLAEKTARYTGVRDVIPREVVQCFDSYVGPGYSLPTAGMIEAVRLLAETEGILLDPVYTGKAMAGLIDLVRTEYFHKGEKILFLHTGGAPALYAYTSTLLNHA, encoded by the coding sequence ATGAATTTAGCTCGTTTTCCTCGCAGGCGTTACACAGAGTATAAGACACCGATCGAACATCTGCCCCACCTTTCCCAATTGCTTGGGGGCCCGGACATTTATATCAAGCGTGATGATTTGCTGGGACTCACGGCAGGAGGAAATAAAACAAGAAAACTGGAGTTTTTAATGGCGGACGCTCTGGCGAGTGGTGCTGACACCGTGATTACTTGCGGCGCCGTTCAATCGAATCATTGCCGCCTTACCCTGTCAGCCGCCCTGAAGGAAGGGCTGAAGTGCAGATTGGTTTTGGAAGAGCGTGTTCCCGGCAGTTACGACCCCAAAGCGAACGGAAACAACTTTTTGTTTCGTCTGCTAGGGGTTGAAGCCGTAAAAGTGGTCCCTGGCGGTTCAGATATGATGGGAGAAATGCAAAAAGTTGCCGATGAGTTAGCTGCAGAAGGGAGAAAGGCCTACATCATTCCTGGAGGAGGATCAAACGAAATCGGGGCTTTAGGCTATGTGGCCTGCGCCCAAGAGATACTGGAGCAATCCTTTGACAAGGGACTTGTCTTTGATGCAATCGTCACGGCGAGCGGCAGCGGGGGAACGCATGCAGGGCTTGTAGCGGGATTTTACGGCAGTCATTGCCACATCCAGATCGTTGGTATCAACGTAAGCCGGAAAAAAGATCAGCAGGAGGAACTCATTTATCAACTTGCTGAAAAAACGGCTCGTTACACAGGAGTGCGAGATGTGATACCGAGGGAAGTCGTACAATGCTTTGACAGTTATGTTGGCCCTGGTTACTCTTTGCCTACTGCAGGAATGATCGAAGCAGTTCGGCTATTGGCGGAGACGGAAGGAATTTTGTTGGATCCGGTATATACAGGAAAAGCGATGGCTGGACTCATCGATTTGGTGAGGACGGAATACTTTCATAAGGGAGAAAAGATCTTGTTTCTTCATACGGGAGGTGCCCCGGCGTTGTACGCATATACTTCGACACTGCTAAACCATGCATAG
- a CDS encoding threonine synthase: protein MKYSYISHLYCSKCGENYDPKVIHQLCQCGSPLLAAYDLEELKRHVKPDHLVGRESNLWRYHELLPVEQKENVVSLGEGMTPLIPMPRLGQDMSIPYLYMKDEGIIPTGTFKARGAAVGVSKAKELGVKELAMPTNGNAGAAWSLYAARAGMKASVVMPLDAPKITRNECAISGSNLYLVNGLISDAGKIVAQAVKDYELFDASTLKEPYRIEGKKTMGLEIAEQLGWKMPDVILYPTGGGVGIIGIYKALRELQQLGWVQGKLPRLVAVQAAGCAPIVKAWEEKQAVSEFWPDSSTIAFGINVPKALGDFLVLDALYQTEGCAIAIEDQAILEEQKKIASLEGAFICPEGASTFVAARRLRENGWMKDGETVIALNTGSGIKYPETVHVEVPVLQPGELIRRNSKIY, encoded by the coding sequence ATGAAGTATAGTTATATCTCCCATCTTTATTGCTCAAAGTGTGGAGAGAACTACGACCCGAAAGTAATACACCAGCTTTGCCAATGTGGTTCACCGCTTCTGGCAGCTTACGACCTAGAAGAATTGAAGCGTCATGTGAAGCCGGATCATCTGGTTGGCAGGGAATCAAACCTATGGCGGTATCACGAACTGCTTCCTGTTGAACAGAAGGAAAATGTCGTATCGCTGGGAGAAGGGATGACTCCCCTCATTCCAATGCCTCGATTGGGACAAGATATGTCGATCCCCTACTTGTACATGAAAGACGAGGGAATCATTCCTACAGGTACTTTTAAAGCACGCGGTGCTGCAGTCGGTGTGTCGAAGGCCAAAGAATTAGGAGTAAAGGAATTGGCTATGCCAACCAACGGCAATGCAGGTGCAGCCTGGTCTCTCTATGCGGCACGAGCGGGGATGAAGGCCAGTGTCGTAATGCCGTTAGATGCGCCCAAAATAACAAGGAATGAATGCGCGATCTCCGGCTCCAACCTCTATTTGGTCAATGGACTGATCAGTGATGCGGGAAAAATTGTCGCTCAAGCGGTCAAGGACTACGAATTGTTTGACGCTTCTACATTGAAGGAGCCTTACCGCATCGAAGGCAAGAAGACCATGGGGCTGGAAATCGCGGAGCAACTGGGCTGGAAAATGCCCGATGTCATTTTGTATCCGACAGGTGGCGGGGTTGGGATTATCGGGATTTACAAAGCACTCCGCGAACTGCAACAACTTGGTTGGGTTCAAGGCAAACTTCCCCGTCTGGTAGCGGTTCAAGCAGCTGGTTGCGCCCCGATCGTGAAAGCTTGGGAAGAAAAACAGGCTGTATCTGAATTCTGGCCTGATTCCTCGACGATTGCCTTTGGCATCAATGTTCCGAAAGCACTCGGTGACTTCCTGGTTCTGGATGCCCTTTATCAAACGGAAGGATGCGCCATAGCCATTGAAGACCAAGCGATCCTGGAAGAGCAGAAGAAAATCGCTTCCTTGGAAGGCGCCTTTATTTGCCCGGAAGGAGCCTCCACTTTTGTTGCCGCACGTCGATTACGGGAGAATGGATGGATGAAAGACGGGGAAACGGTCATCGCTTTGAATACGGGATCAGGAATCAAGTATCCGGAAACCGTCCATGTAGAGGTTCCTGTCCTACAGCCAGGTGAGCTGATTCGAAGAAATTCGAAAATATACTAA
- a CDS encoding helix-turn-helix domain-containing protein, which yields MLVWMLRKVMAERGIWTGAALSRLLKEKAGYELSAPSISALINGSPKQLKAETLDALCTALECTPNDLWVHTPTYKKDA from the coding sequence ATGCTGGTATGGATGCTGCGCAAAGTCATGGCTGAACGAGGAATTTGGACAGGTGCCGCATTGTCGCGTCTCTTAAAGGAAAAAGCGGGTTATGAACTATCAGCCCCGTCGATTAGCGCGTTGATCAACGGATCACCCAAACAGTTGAAAGCAGAAACCTTGGATGCCTTATGTACGGCTTTGGAGTGCACGCCGAACGATTTATGGGTTCACACGCCAACGTACAAAAAGGATGCGTAA
- the def gene encoding peptide deformylase, translating to MAERAILPFGDPILRKVAKPVAHINSRIIKLLDDMVDTLYAAEGRAGLAAPQVGILRRVIVMDCGDGLIELVNPEMLETAGEQVGPEACLSFPGYQGVVKRAKYVKIKSLDRQGNPFILEAQDYLARCIQHEIDHLNGVLFIDHVQEQYLYHEQTGQRIPLLDVLRIANRGQ from the coding sequence ATGGCAGAACGAGCGATTCTCCCGTTTGGCGATCCCATTCTGCGAAAGGTTGCCAAACCGGTAGCGCACATTAATTCCAGAATCATAAAATTGCTTGACGATATGGTGGACACCTTGTACGCGGCAGAAGGGCGGGCCGGCTTGGCCGCGCCGCAGGTGGGAATCCTGCGCCGGGTGATTGTGATGGACTGTGGCGACGGCTTGATCGAGCTGGTGAATCCGGAAATGCTGGAAACGGCGGGGGAACAGGTTGGACCGGAAGCGTGCTTGTCGTTTCCCGGTTATCAAGGAGTGGTGAAACGGGCAAAATACGTCAAAATTAAAAGCCTGGACCGCCAAGGAAATCCGTTTATCCTGGAGGCGCAAGATTATCTGGCCCGCTGTATTCAGCACGAAATCGATCATTTGAACGGCGTCTTGTTTATCGATCACGTTCAGGAGCAGTACCTCTATCACGAACAAACCGGACAGCGCATTCCGCTGCTCGATGTTCTGCGCATCGCCAACCGCGGGCAATAG
- a CDS encoding VOC family protein: MKVANATIYPFLTFQGQAEEAMNFYTSLFDNSRILHITRYGPNEAGQEGTVMHALFTLNGQPVMCIDSNVKHEWSFTPAFSFYINCENEEELDFLFAELSAGGQVYMPLAAYPFSDKFAWVGDRFGVSWQLNLASSSNN; the protein is encoded by the coding sequence ATGAAAGTTGCCAATGCAACCATTTATCCTTTTTTGACCTTCCAAGGTCAGGCAGAAGAAGCGATGAACTTTTACACGTCTCTGTTCGATAACTCGCGCATCCTGCATATCACCCGTTACGGGCCAAATGAGGCCGGCCAGGAAGGAACTGTCATGCATGCGCTGTTTACCCTCAACGGCCAACCCGTCATGTGCATCGACAGCAACGTCAAACATGAATGGTCCTTTACGCCGGCGTTCTCCTTTTACATCAACTGCGAGAACGAGGAGGAGCTCGATTTTCTCTTTGCGGAATTGTCCGCGGGCGGGCAAGTATACATGCCGCTGGCAGCTTATCCGTTTAGCGACAAGTTTGCATGGGTCGGGGACCGCTTTGGCGTATCCTGGCAGTTAAATCTGGCCAGCTCCAGTAACAATTGA
- a CDS encoding GntR family transcriptional regulator: MQIPSYSKRLSASDVAYQELKRAITEWEHAPGVQLIEENLSKDLEVSRTPLRQALYRLELEGLIIRQPNGRIHVAPITVEEVEEIYKVREVLEGLLAREATSRITVEHLRRLEDILEMMRRSAEQHRNEDTVKYGSNFHQLLHELSGNHTARRFLEQLNSRIERYRRIGGYKNPGYVPMRPVEEHQQILDALSHGDPDEVEAAMRKHVRHSFLIAKETMELYLKTDNE, from the coding sequence ATGCAAATACCTTCGTACAGCAAAAGGCTTTCAGCAAGCGATGTTGCTTATCAGGAACTGAAACGAGCGATTACGGAGTGGGAACACGCACCTGGCGTGCAGCTGATCGAGGAAAACTTGTCCAAAGACCTGGAAGTGAGCCGGACACCGCTGCGCCAGGCACTCTACCGCCTGGAGCTGGAAGGCCTGATTATCCGGCAGCCGAACGGAAGAATCCACGTGGCCCCGATCACGGTGGAGGAAGTGGAAGAGATTTACAAGGTGCGGGAAGTTCTCGAGGGCCTGCTCGCCCGCGAAGCCACCTCCCGGATCACCGTCGAGCATCTGCGGCGGCTGGAAGACATCCTGGAAATGATGAGAAGGTCTGCCGAGCAGCATCGCAATGAGGACACCGTCAAATACGGCAGCAATTTTCATCAGCTGCTGCACGAATTGAGCGGCAATCACACGGCGCGGCGGTTTCTGGAGCAGCTGAACAGCCGCATTGAGCGGTACCGGAGAATCGGCGGCTACAAAAACCCGGGCTATGTGCCGATGCGGCCGGTGGAAGAACACCAGCAAATCCTGGACGCGCTCAGCCATGGCGATCCCGATGAAGTGGAGGCGGCCATGCGCAAACACGTCCGGCACAGCTTCCTCATCGCCAAGGAGACGATGGAACTGTACCTGAAAACCGATAACGAGTAA
- the acnA gene encoding aconitate hydratase AcnA, giving the protein MRKRTLTVDGKTYVYYSLHDLEFAEPRELAALPFSIKVLLEAAIRQCDGKYITRQHVKQLAQWKHTQWEKQEIPFKPARIVFQDFTGVPAIVDLAAMREAVQEAGGDPLAINPQIPVDLVIDHSLIVEHAGSNESFARNLKLEYERNRERYQFIRWAQKAFQNFRVVPPASGIVHQVNLEALATLVRTKEEDGSLVVFPDSVVGTDSHTPMINGLGIVGWGVGGIEAEAAMLGQPLYFVMPQVVGVKLTGSLAEGATATDLALTITNMLRQHGVVGKFVEFFGPGLKHLPLADRATIANMAPEYGATMGFFPADEVALDYLRLTGRGEVVPLAEAYLKAQGLFRTDDTPSPQFTEVLELDLSSVRPVLAGPKRPQDRIELTAMKQAFAAAVSKPVAERGYGLDPQELEKKVALPRLAEELATGAVVLAAITSCTNTSNPSVMIAAGLLAKKAVQLGLRTPAYVKTTLTPGSTVVAQYLREAGLLDALEQLGFYIDGYGCATCCGNSGSLHPEVEEAIKANQLLVASVLSGNRNFEGRVHPLIKANYLASPPLVIAYALAGTVRIDFQAEPIGYGRDSRPVYLRDIWPSPQEVADVLAATLRPELFRQQYENMFENESWASIDAPEGIMYKWDPQSTYIQKAPYFSQEYAGGNRRAPLTGLKALLVLGDSITTDHISPAGRISPGSPAALYLAEKGVAEADFNSYGTRRGNHHVMMRGTFANIRIRNRLADGREGGYTKYLPSGEIMPVYDAAMKYKQDGTGLLVIAGKEYGTGSSRDWAAKGTYLLGIKAVLAESFERIHRSNLVGMGVLPLQFVEGDSADSLQLDGTETFAIIGLENGIDPGQHVTVRAVKADQTVVEFRAIVRLDSTVEVEYYKNGGILQTVLRSYVS; this is encoded by the coding sequence ATGCGGAAACGAACGCTGACCGTAGACGGGAAAACGTACGTCTACTACAGCTTGCACGATCTGGAGTTTGCCGAGCCCCGGGAGCTTGCCGCGCTCCCCTTTTCCATCAAGGTCCTGCTGGAAGCGGCAATCAGACAGTGCGACGGCAAGTACATCACCCGGCAGCACGTGAAACAGCTGGCCCAGTGGAAGCACACGCAGTGGGAGAAACAAGAGATACCGTTTAAACCGGCGCGCATCGTCTTTCAAGACTTTACCGGCGTCCCGGCGATCGTCGACCTGGCCGCGATGCGCGAGGCGGTTCAGGAGGCTGGCGGGGACCCGCTTGCGATCAATCCGCAGATTCCGGTCGATCTGGTCATCGACCATTCCCTGATCGTCGAGCACGCCGGGTCGAACGAGTCCTTCGCACGCAACCTAAAGCTGGAATATGAACGCAATCGCGAGCGCTACCAATTCATCCGCTGGGCGCAGAAAGCGTTTCAAAACTTCCGCGTCGTCCCGCCCGCATCGGGCATCGTCCACCAGGTGAACCTGGAAGCGCTGGCGACCTTGGTGCGGACGAAAGAGGAGGACGGCTCGCTGGTGGTCTTCCCCGATTCGGTCGTCGGGACAGACTCCCACACGCCGATGATCAACGGACTGGGGATCGTCGGCTGGGGCGTGGGCGGCATTGAGGCGGAAGCCGCCATGCTCGGCCAGCCGTTGTACTTCGTCATGCCCCAGGTTGTCGGCGTCAAGCTGACCGGCAGCCTGGCGGAGGGGGCAACCGCGACGGACCTTGCCCTGACGATTACCAACATGCTCCGCCAGCACGGGGTGGTGGGCAAATTCGTGGAATTTTTCGGGCCGGGGCTGAAGCACCTGCCGCTTGCCGACCGGGCGACGATTGCCAACATGGCGCCGGAATACGGGGCCACGATGGGGTTCTTCCCCGCCGACGAGGTCGCCCTGGACTACCTGCGTTTGACGGGAAGAGGCGAGGTTGTGCCGTTAGCCGAGGCGTATTTGAAAGCGCAAGGTCTGTTCCGCACGGACGACACGCCCAGCCCGCAGTTTACGGAAGTGCTGGAACTGGATTTGTCCAGCGTGCGGCCGGTGCTGGCGGGTCCCAAGCGACCGCAGGATCGCATCGAGCTGACGGCGATGAAGCAGGCGTTTGCCGCCGCCGTCAGCAAGCCGGTGGCTGAACGGGGATACGGCCTGGACCCGCAAGAACTGGAGAAGAAGGTGGCCCTGCCCCGGCTGGCGGAAGAGCTGGCCACTGGTGCTGTCGTGCTGGCAGCGATTACCAGCTGTACCAACACGTCCAACCCTTCGGTGATGATCGCGGCGGGCCTGCTTGCGAAAAAAGCGGTTCAACTGGGACTGCGCACGCCCGCTTACGTGAAAACCACGCTGACCCCGGGGTCCACCGTCGTCGCCCAGTACTTGCGGGAGGCCGGATTATTGGACGCTCTGGAACAGCTCGGCTTCTATATCGACGGCTACGGCTGCGCCACCTGCTGCGGCAACAGCGGTTCGCTGCATCCCGAGGTGGAAGAGGCGATCAAAGCGAACCAGCTGCTCGTCGCCTCCGTCCTGAGCGGCAACCGCAATTTTGAAGGGCGGGTCCATCCGCTGATCAAAGCCAACTATCTCGCCTCGCCGCCGCTGGTGATCGCCTACGCCTTGGCGGGGACGGTGCGGATCGATTTCCAAGCGGAACCGATCGGCTACGGGCGCGACAGCCGGCCCGTCTACCTGCGGGATATCTGGCCTTCGCCGCAGGAAGTGGCGGACGTGCTGGCCGCCACGCTGCGTCCCGAGCTGTTCCGCCAGCAGTACGAAAACATGTTTGAAAACGAAAGCTGGGCATCGATTGACGCGCCGGAGGGCATCATGTACAAATGGGACCCGCAGTCCACGTATATCCAAAAGGCGCCGTACTTTTCGCAGGAATATGCGGGCGGCAATCGCCGCGCTCCGCTGACCGGATTGAAGGCGCTGCTCGTGCTGGGCGATTCGATCACGACCGACCACATCTCTCCCGCCGGGCGCATCAGTCCGGGAAGTCCGGCTGCGCTGTACCTGGCCGAAAAGGGAGTGGCGGAAGCAGACTTCAACTCCTACGGCACGCGGCGCGGCAATCACCATGTGATGATGCGCGGAACGTTCGCCAACATCCGCATTCGCAACCGGCTGGCGGATGGCCGGGAAGGCGGGTACACCAAATATTTGCCCAGCGGTGAAATCATGCCGGTTTACGATGCGGCGATGAAGTACAAGCAAGACGGGACCGGTCTGTTGGTCATCGCCGGGAAGGAATACGGGACCGGCAGCTCGCGCGATTGGGCGGCCAAAGGCACGTATTTGCTGGGGATCAAGGCCGTGCTGGCGGAAAGCTTTGAGCGGATTCACCGCAGCAATCTGGTCGGCATGGGGGTGCTTCCGCTGCAGTTTGTGGAGGGAGACAGTGCAGACAGTTTACAATTGGACGGAACAGAAACTTTTGCTATTATAGGATTAGAAAACGGGATCGATCCCGGCCAGCACGTGACCGTGCGGGCCGTGAAAGCGGATCAGACCGTCGTGGAATTCCGGGCAATCGTACGTCTCGACAGTACCGTGGAAGTGGAGTACTACAAAAATGGTGGAATCTTGCAAACGGTGTTGCGGTCATATGTAAGCTAA